From the genome of Mixophyes fleayi isolate aMixFle1 chromosome 2, aMixFle1.hap1, whole genome shotgun sequence, one region includes:
- the LOC142140126 gene encoding keratin, type II cytoskeletal cochleal-like → MSHHAILSSSGHKGFSSCSVALPKHSSSHSIFSHSSKHAGHGHKSQHCFTSSSAHNIGSKGHKTSVGSFNLGKSGHRSGFGTGGFGRSSCSGGITSVTVNQGLLTPLNLETDSSIQRLRTDEKNQIKGLNNKFASFIDKVRFLEQQNKMLETKWALLQDQNTARYQTEPLFETFISNLRRQLENLECENSRLDAERNSTEGTMEEFKRKYEEEMNRRTAAENEFVLLKRDVDAAFMNKAELQAKASSLTDEINFLRTLYDAEISQLQAQISDTSVVVSMDNSRDLDLNSIIAEVRAQYEEIANRSRAEAEAMYQSRFEDLRMTTGRNENDLQNSRNEIAELKQAIQRLKGEIESAKSQRASLEAAIRNAEERGEAAVRDANNKLAELEAALQKAKQDMARQLRDYQELMNVKLALDIEIATYKKMLEGEECR, encoded by the exons ATGTCTCATCACGCCATCCTCTCCTCCTCTGGGCACAAGGGCTTCAGCTCCTGTTCTGTTGCTTTACCTAAACATTCCAGCTCACACAGCATCTTCTCACACTCTTCTAAACATGCAGGACATGGTCACAAGTCTCAGCATTGCTTTACCAGCTCAAGTGCCCACAATATTGGATCAAAAGGACATAAGACTTCAGTGGGAAGTTTTAATCTGGGAAAAAGTGGACACAGATCCGGCTTTGGTACTGGTGGTTTTGGAAGATCATCTTGTTCTGGAGGAATCACCTCTGTTACTGTGAACCAGGGTCTCCTGACACCTCTCAACTTGGAGACTGACTCAAGCATTCAGAGACTGAGGACTGATGAGAAGAATCAGATCAAAGGTCTCAATAACAAATTTGCTTCCTTCATTGACAAG GTGagatttctggaacaacagaacAAGATGCTGGAGACCAAGTGGGCTCTTCTACAAGACCAAAATACAGCCAGATATCAGACTGAACCTCTGTTTGAAACTTTTATCAGCAACCTCAGGAGACAGCTGGAAAACCTGGAATGTGAGAACTCTCGTCTGGATGCAGAAAGGAACAGCACAGAGGGCACAATGGAAGAAtttaagagaaa ATATGAAGAAGAAATGAACCGACGCACAGCGGCAGAGAATGAGTTTGTCTTACTAAAAAGG GATGTTGATGCTGCTTTTATGaacaaagctgagctgcaagcaaAGGCCAGCTCCCTCACTGATGAGATCAATTTCCTGAGGACTCTCTATGATGcg GAGATCAGTCAGCTCCAGGCTCAGATCTCAGACACCTCAGTGGTCGTGTCCATGGATAACAGCCGAGATTTGGACCTAAACAGCATCATCGCTGAGGTCAGAGCTCAATATGAGGAAATTGCTAACAGGAGCAGAGCTGAGGCTGAGGCCATGTACCAGTCAAGG TTTGAGGACCTGCGCATGACAACTGGAAGAAATGAGAATGATCTGCAGAACAGCAGAAATGAGATCGCTGAACTTAAACAAGCAATTCAAAGGCTTAAAGGAGAGATTGAGAGTGCTAAATCTCAG CGTGCTTCTCTGGAAGCTGCTATACGTAACGCTGAAGAACGTGGAGAAGCTGCTGTCCGAGACGCCAATAACAAACTGGCTGAGCTAGAGGCTGCTCTACAGAAGGCCAAGCAGGACATGGCTCGCCAACTGAGAGATTACCAGGAACTGATGAATGTCAAACTGGCTCTGGACATTGAGATTGCTACATATAAGAAGATGCTGGAGGGTGAAGAATGCAGGTGA